Proteins found in one Tamandua tetradactyla isolate mTamTet1 chromosome 1, mTamTet1.pri, whole genome shotgun sequence genomic segment:
- the FASTK gene encoding fas-activated serine/threonine kinase isoform X4, which yields MRRPRGDPDSRPPRPTEAATCAGPGEPCFPSDGPLVHTLEQERRFRLPPKPPPPLQPILRGGQRLEAALSCPRLLRHPRQYLIRSLAEARPEDLTPHVMVLLAQHLARHRLREPQLLEAIAHFLVVQEAQLNSKVVQKLVLPFGRLNYLPQEQQFMPCLERILAREAGAAPLATVNILMSLCQLRCLPFRALHFVFSPSFISHISGTPHAVIVRRYLSLLDTAVELELPGYRGPRLPQRQQVPIFPQPLITDRARCKYSHKDIVAEGLRQLLGEEKYRQDLTVPPGYCTDFLLCVSSSGAVLPVRTQDPFLPYPPRPYPQGQATSNPTTRDPSQRVVLMLRERWHFCRDGRVLLGSRALRERHLGLMGYQLLPLPFEELESQRGLPQLKSYLRQKLQALGLRWGPEGG from the exons CGACTCCCGGCCCCCGAGGCCGACTGAGGCAGCGACCTGCGCGGGGCCTGGGGAGCCAT GCTTTCCATCAGATGGGCCCCTGGTGCACACCCTGGAGCAGGAGCGAAGGTTCCGCCTCCCTCCGAAGCCACCTCCACCACTGCAACCCATCCTTCGTGGTGGGCAAAGGTTGGAAGCTGCTCTGAGCTGCCCCCGTTTGTTGCGGCATCCACGGCAGTATCTGATCCGCAGCCTGGCAG AGGCAAGGCCAGAGGATCTGACTCCTCATGTAATGGTGCTCCTGGCTCAGCACCTGGCTCGGCACCGATTGCGGGAGCCCCAGCTTCTGGAAGCCATTGCCCATTTTCTTGTGGTCCAGGAAGCTCAGCTCAACAGCAAG GTGGTACAGAAGTTGGTCCTGCCTTTTGGGCGGCTGAACTACTTGCCTCAGGAACAGCAGTTTATGCCCTGTCTTGAGAGGATCCTGGCTCGGGAAGCAGGGGCAGCACCCCTGGCCACTGTCAACATCTTGATGTCACTGTGCCAGCTGCGGTGCTTGCCCTTCAGAGCCCTGCACTTTGTCTTTTCACCAAGTTTCATCAGCCACATCAGTG GTACCCCTCATGCTGTAATTGTGCGTCGTTACCTCTCCCTGCTCGACACGGCTGTGGAGTTGGAGCTCCCAGGTTACCGGGGTCCCCGCCTTCCCCAAAGGCAGCAAGTGCCCATCTTCCCACAGCCGCTAATTACTGATCGTGCCCGCTGCAAGTACAG TCACAAGGATATAGTAGCTGAGGGGCTGCGACAACTGCTGGGAGAGGAGAAATACCGCCAGGACTTGACTGTGCCTCCAGGATACTGCACAG acttcttgctGTGTGTAAGCAGCTCTGGTGCTGTGCTTCCTGTGAGGACTCAGGACCCCTTCTTACCATACCCACCCAGGCCCTATCCTCAGGGCCAGGCCACCTCTAACCCCACAACCCGAGACCCTTCCCAAAG GGTAGTGCTGATGCTGCGGGAACGCTGGCATTTCTGCCGGGATGGCAGGGTGCTGCTGGGCTCACGGGCTCTGAGGGAGCGGCACCTGGGCCTCATGGGCTACCAGCTCCTGCCG CTACCCTTTGAGGAACTGGAGTCACAGAGAGGCCTGCCCCAGCTGAAGAGCTACCTGAGGCAGAAGCTCCAGGCCTTGGGCCTCCGCTGGGGTCCTGAAGGGGGGTGA
- the FASTK gene encoding fas-activated serine/threonine kinase isoform X2, producing the protein MRRPRGDPDSRPPRPTEAATCAGPGEPWSPSPNSMLRVLLSAHASSARLSGLLVLPPVQPCSLGPSKWGDRPSGGGPHAGPVQGLQRLLEQARSPGELLRWLGQNPTKVRAHHYLVALRRLGQLLGSRPQPPPVEQSTLQDLSQLIIRNCPSFDIHTIHVCLHLAVLLGFPSDGPLVHTLEQERRFRLPPKPPPPLQPILRGGQRLEAALSCPRLLRHPRQYLIRSLAEARPEDLTPHVMVLLAQHLARHRLREPQLLEAIAHFLVVQEAQLNSKVVQKLVLPFGRLNYLPQEQQFMPCLERILAREAGAAPLATVNILMSLCQLRCLPFRALHFVFSPSFISHISGTPHAVIVRRYLSLLDTAVELELPGYRGPRLPQRQQVPIFPQPLITDRARCKYSHKDIVAEGLRQLLGEEKYRQDLTVPPGYCTDFLLCVSSSGAVLPVRTQDPFLPYPPRPYPQGQATSNPTTRDPSQRVVLMLRERWHFCRDGRVLLGSRALRERHLGLMGYQLLPLPFEELESQRGLPQLKSYLRQKLQALGLRWGPEGG; encoded by the exons CGACTCCCGGCCCCCGAGGCCGACTGAGGCAGCGACCTGCGCGGGGCCTGGGGAGCCAT GGTCTCCATCACCCAACTCCATGCTTCGAGTCCTGCTTTCTGCCCACGCCTCCTCTGCTCGGCTGTCTGGCCTCCTGGTGCTCCCGCCAGTACAGCCCTGCTCTTTGGGGCCCAGCAAATGGGGGGATCGGCCCTCAGGAGGAGGCCCCCATGCAGGCCCTGTGCAGGGGCTGCAGCGGCTTCTGGAACAGGCGAGGAGCCCTGGGGAACTGCTGCGCTGGCTGGGCCAGAACCCTACCAAGGTGCGCGCCCACCACTACCTTGTGGCACTTCGTCGTCTGGGCCAGCTCTTGGGGTCTCGGCCACAGCCCCCTCCTGTGGAGCAGTCCACACTACAGGACTTGAGTCAGCTCATCATCCGAAACTGCCCCTCCTTTGACATTCACACCATCCATGTGTGTCTGCACCTTGCAGTCTTACTTG GCTTTCCATCAGATGGGCCCCTGGTGCACACCCTGGAGCAGGAGCGAAGGTTCCGCCTCCCTCCGAAGCCACCTCCACCACTGCAACCCATCCTTCGTGGTGGGCAAAGGTTGGAAGCTGCTCTGAGCTGCCCCCGTTTGTTGCGGCATCCACGGCAGTATCTGATCCGCAGCCTGGCAG AGGCAAGGCCAGAGGATCTGACTCCTCATGTAATGGTGCTCCTGGCTCAGCACCTGGCTCGGCACCGATTGCGGGAGCCCCAGCTTCTGGAAGCCATTGCCCATTTTCTTGTGGTCCAGGAAGCTCAGCTCAACAGCAAG GTGGTACAGAAGTTGGTCCTGCCTTTTGGGCGGCTGAACTACTTGCCTCAGGAACAGCAGTTTATGCCCTGTCTTGAGAGGATCCTGGCTCGGGAAGCAGGGGCAGCACCCCTGGCCACTGTCAACATCTTGATGTCACTGTGCCAGCTGCGGTGCTTGCCCTTCAGAGCCCTGCACTTTGTCTTTTCACCAAGTTTCATCAGCCACATCAGTG GTACCCCTCATGCTGTAATTGTGCGTCGTTACCTCTCCCTGCTCGACACGGCTGTGGAGTTGGAGCTCCCAGGTTACCGGGGTCCCCGCCTTCCCCAAAGGCAGCAAGTGCCCATCTTCCCACAGCCGCTAATTACTGATCGTGCCCGCTGCAAGTACAG TCACAAGGATATAGTAGCTGAGGGGCTGCGACAACTGCTGGGAGAGGAGAAATACCGCCAGGACTTGACTGTGCCTCCAGGATACTGCACAG acttcttgctGTGTGTAAGCAGCTCTGGTGCTGTGCTTCCTGTGAGGACTCAGGACCCCTTCTTACCATACCCACCCAGGCCCTATCCTCAGGGCCAGGCCACCTCTAACCCCACAACCCGAGACCCTTCCCAAAG GGTAGTGCTGATGCTGCGGGAACGCTGGCATTTCTGCCGGGATGGCAGGGTGCTGCTGGGCTCACGGGCTCTGAGGGAGCGGCACCTGGGCCTCATGGGCTACCAGCTCCTGCCG CTACCCTTTGAGGAACTGGAGTCACAGAGAGGCCTGCCCCAGCTGAAGAGCTACCTGAGGCAGAAGCTCCAGGCCTTGGGCCTCCGCTGGGGTCCTGAAGGGGGGTGA
- the FASTK gene encoding fas-activated serine/threonine kinase isoform X3 translates to MLRVLLSAHASSARLSGLLVLPPVQPCSLGPSKWGDRPSGGGPHAGPVQGLQRLLEQARSPGELLRWLGQNPTKVRAHHYLVALRRLGQLLGSRPQPPPVEQSTLQDLSQLIIRNCPSFDIHTIHVCLHLAVLLGFPSDGPLVHTLEQERRFRLPPKPPPPLQPILRGGQRLEAALSCPRLLRHPRQYLIRSLAEARPEDLTPHVMVLLAQHLARHRLREPQLLEAIAHFLVVQEAQLNSKVVQKLVLPFGRLNYLPQEQQFMPCLERILAREAGAAPLATVNILMSLCQLRCLPFRALHFVFSPSFISHISGTPHAVIVRRYLSLLDTAVELELPGYRGPRLPQRQQVPIFPQPLITDRARCKYSHKDIVAEGLRQLLGEEKYRQDLTVPPGYCTDFLLCVSSSGAVLPVRTQDPFLPYPPRPYPQGQATSNPTTRDPSQRVVLMLRERWHFCRDGRVLLGSRALRERHLGLMGYQLLPLPFEELESQRGLPQLKSYLRQKLQALGLRWGPEGG, encoded by the exons ATGCTTCGAGTCCTGCTTTCTGCCCACGCCTCCTCTGCTCGGCTGTCTGGCCTCCTGGTGCTCCCGCCAGTACAGCCCTGCTCTTTGGGGCCCAGCAAATGGGGGGATCGGCCCTCAGGAGGAGGCCCCCATGCAGGCCCTGTGCAGGGGCTGCAGCGGCTTCTGGAACAGGCGAGGAGCCCTGGGGAACTGCTGCGCTGGCTGGGCCAGAACCCTACCAAGGTGCGCGCCCACCACTACCTTGTGGCACTTCGTCGTCTGGGCCAGCTCTTGGGGTCTCGGCCACAGCCCCCTCCTGTGGAGCAGTCCACACTACAGGACTTGAGTCAGCTCATCATCCGAAACTGCCCCTCCTTTGACATTCACACCATCCATGTGTGTCTGCACCTTGCAGTCTTACTTG GCTTTCCATCAGATGGGCCCCTGGTGCACACCCTGGAGCAGGAGCGAAGGTTCCGCCTCCCTCCGAAGCCACCTCCACCACTGCAACCCATCCTTCGTGGTGGGCAAAGGTTGGAAGCTGCTCTGAGCTGCCCCCGTTTGTTGCGGCATCCACGGCAGTATCTGATCCGCAGCCTGGCAG AGGCAAGGCCAGAGGATCTGACTCCTCATGTAATGGTGCTCCTGGCTCAGCACCTGGCTCGGCACCGATTGCGGGAGCCCCAGCTTCTGGAAGCCATTGCCCATTTTCTTGTGGTCCAGGAAGCTCAGCTCAACAGCAAG GTGGTACAGAAGTTGGTCCTGCCTTTTGGGCGGCTGAACTACTTGCCTCAGGAACAGCAGTTTATGCCCTGTCTTGAGAGGATCCTGGCTCGGGAAGCAGGGGCAGCACCCCTGGCCACTGTCAACATCTTGATGTCACTGTGCCAGCTGCGGTGCTTGCCCTTCAGAGCCCTGCACTTTGTCTTTTCACCAAGTTTCATCAGCCACATCAGTG GTACCCCTCATGCTGTAATTGTGCGTCGTTACCTCTCCCTGCTCGACACGGCTGTGGAGTTGGAGCTCCCAGGTTACCGGGGTCCCCGCCTTCCCCAAAGGCAGCAAGTGCCCATCTTCCCACAGCCGCTAATTACTGATCGTGCCCGCTGCAAGTACAG TCACAAGGATATAGTAGCTGAGGGGCTGCGACAACTGCTGGGAGAGGAGAAATACCGCCAGGACTTGACTGTGCCTCCAGGATACTGCACAG acttcttgctGTGTGTAAGCAGCTCTGGTGCTGTGCTTCCTGTGAGGACTCAGGACCCCTTCTTACCATACCCACCCAGGCCCTATCCTCAGGGCCAGGCCACCTCTAACCCCACAACCCGAGACCCTTCCCAAAG GGTAGTGCTGATGCTGCGGGAACGCTGGCATTTCTGCCGGGATGGCAGGGTGCTGCTGGGCTCACGGGCTCTGAGGGAGCGGCACCTGGGCCTCATGGGCTACCAGCTCCTGCCG CTACCCTTTGAGGAACTGGAGTCACAGAGAGGCCTGCCCCAGCTGAAGAGCTACCTGAGGCAGAAGCTCCAGGCCTTGGGCCTCCGCTGGGGTCCTGAAGGGGGGTGA
- the FASTK gene encoding fas-activated serine/threonine kinase isoform X1, with product MGAPYITGPAPLQSCALGLHRRPARWALLSHFIGSPSPNSMLRVLLSAHASSARLSGLLVLPPVQPCSLGPSKWGDRPSGGGPHAGPVQGLQRLLEQARSPGELLRWLGQNPTKVRAHHYLVALRRLGQLLGSRPQPPPVEQSTLQDLSQLIIRNCPSFDIHTIHVCLHLAVLLGFPSDGPLVHTLEQERRFRLPPKPPPPLQPILRGGQRLEAALSCPRLLRHPRQYLIRSLAEARPEDLTPHVMVLLAQHLARHRLREPQLLEAIAHFLVVQEAQLNSKVVQKLVLPFGRLNYLPQEQQFMPCLERILAREAGAAPLATVNILMSLCQLRCLPFRALHFVFSPSFISHISGTPHAVIVRRYLSLLDTAVELELPGYRGPRLPQRQQVPIFPQPLITDRARCKYSHKDIVAEGLRQLLGEEKYRQDLTVPPGYCTDFLLCVSSSGAVLPVRTQDPFLPYPPRPYPQGQATSNPTTRDPSQRVVLMLRERWHFCRDGRVLLGSRALRERHLGLMGYQLLPLPFEELESQRGLPQLKSYLRQKLQALGLRWGPEGG from the exons ATGGGAGCCCCTTACATCACTGGCCCCGCGCCATTGCAAAGCTGCGCACTCGGGCTCCACAGGCGCCCGGCGAGATGGGCGCTGCTTTCTCATTTCATAG GGTCTCCATCACCCAACTCCATGCTTCGAGTCCTGCTTTCTGCCCACGCCTCCTCTGCTCGGCTGTCTGGCCTCCTGGTGCTCCCGCCAGTACAGCCCTGCTCTTTGGGGCCCAGCAAATGGGGGGATCGGCCCTCAGGAGGAGGCCCCCATGCAGGCCCTGTGCAGGGGCTGCAGCGGCTTCTGGAACAGGCGAGGAGCCCTGGGGAACTGCTGCGCTGGCTGGGCCAGAACCCTACCAAGGTGCGCGCCCACCACTACCTTGTGGCACTTCGTCGTCTGGGCCAGCTCTTGGGGTCTCGGCCACAGCCCCCTCCTGTGGAGCAGTCCACACTACAGGACTTGAGTCAGCTCATCATCCGAAACTGCCCCTCCTTTGACATTCACACCATCCATGTGTGTCTGCACCTTGCAGTCTTACTTG GCTTTCCATCAGATGGGCCCCTGGTGCACACCCTGGAGCAGGAGCGAAGGTTCCGCCTCCCTCCGAAGCCACCTCCACCACTGCAACCCATCCTTCGTGGTGGGCAAAGGTTGGAAGCTGCTCTGAGCTGCCCCCGTTTGTTGCGGCATCCACGGCAGTATCTGATCCGCAGCCTGGCAG AGGCAAGGCCAGAGGATCTGACTCCTCATGTAATGGTGCTCCTGGCTCAGCACCTGGCTCGGCACCGATTGCGGGAGCCCCAGCTTCTGGAAGCCATTGCCCATTTTCTTGTGGTCCAGGAAGCTCAGCTCAACAGCAAG GTGGTACAGAAGTTGGTCCTGCCTTTTGGGCGGCTGAACTACTTGCCTCAGGAACAGCAGTTTATGCCCTGTCTTGAGAGGATCCTGGCTCGGGAAGCAGGGGCAGCACCCCTGGCCACTGTCAACATCTTGATGTCACTGTGCCAGCTGCGGTGCTTGCCCTTCAGAGCCCTGCACTTTGTCTTTTCACCAAGTTTCATCAGCCACATCAGTG GTACCCCTCATGCTGTAATTGTGCGTCGTTACCTCTCCCTGCTCGACACGGCTGTGGAGTTGGAGCTCCCAGGTTACCGGGGTCCCCGCCTTCCCCAAAGGCAGCAAGTGCCCATCTTCCCACAGCCGCTAATTACTGATCGTGCCCGCTGCAAGTACAG TCACAAGGATATAGTAGCTGAGGGGCTGCGACAACTGCTGGGAGAGGAGAAATACCGCCAGGACTTGACTGTGCCTCCAGGATACTGCACAG acttcttgctGTGTGTAAGCAGCTCTGGTGCTGTGCTTCCTGTGAGGACTCAGGACCCCTTCTTACCATACCCACCCAGGCCCTATCCTCAGGGCCAGGCCACCTCTAACCCCACAACCCGAGACCCTTCCCAAAG GGTAGTGCTGATGCTGCGGGAACGCTGGCATTTCTGCCGGGATGGCAGGGTGCTGCTGGGCTCACGGGCTCTGAGGGAGCGGCACCTGGGCCTCATGGGCTACCAGCTCCTGCCG CTACCCTTTGAGGAACTGGAGTCACAGAGAGGCCTGCCCCAGCTGAAGAGCTACCTGAGGCAGAAGCTCCAGGCCTTGGGCCTCCGCTGGGGTCCTGAAGGGGGGTGA